One Aphidius gifuensis isolate YNYX2018 linkage group LG3, ASM1490517v1, whole genome shotgun sequence DNA window includes the following coding sequences:
- the LOC122851688 gene encoding mesoderm induction early response protein 1 isoform X2 yields the protein MLQESKAPKTTSTTSTIAAVVTTTTATTTASTTTTTSTTTTTTITNATGGIGGGTTTQGASVRTHTRRMTGNGCSRRSDRTYHMGPTSDLIVNDFDDERTLDEEEAMEGSEDSHNELSNLQKEGDMPLNELLAKYGYSNSAENSNSSDQLLTRDGDDNPTDNVEKIDNEAEDYEDEDEDEFDDDDSQPSLRQFYSEMVKEKEAEISGLSGVPVGVPVVDNVGVTSVIGVENIDGGNDNGNVGGGGGGGGGGGSSRLLRSVSRPQSEEEDDDCDYSPDDEEWKKTIMVGSDYQASIPEGLCRYDDALPYENEDKILWNPSFMSENKTEEFLDRAQLPGNKSTSLPGGNHVRDDEQALYLLLQCGYNLEEALRRRRMNVLPPTDAISLWSEEECHNFESGLRIYGKDFHLIQKNKVRTRSVGELVQFYYLWKKTERHDIFTYKARMEKKKYALHPGITDYMDRFLEEQEGVRDRSSSPNVNYLLHGDAKRQRGLSTNNHEGKSSVESWDTTTGDPVSDIGTGELPQNMVTTNSPTSILPPPPPPPPPPPAPPQSLSSQPTTPNNETQTNPPIFLNSTGQNLISTNHSNENSIKESSTTIDAPPSHLPP from the exons atgCTCCAAGAATCAAAAGCACCgaaaacaacatcaacaacaagtaCAATAGCAGCTGTAGTAACAAcgacaacagcaacaacaacagcatcaacaacaacaacaacatcgacaacaacaacgacgacCATCACCAATGCCACTGGAGGAATTGGTGGTGGAACAACAACACAAGGAGCTTCTGTAAGAACTCATACACGACGAATGACAGGAAATGGGTGCTCAAGAAG atCAGATAGAACTTATCATATGGGACCAACATCTGATTTAATTGTCaatgattttgatgatgaaagaACTCTCGATGAAGAAGAAGCCATGGAAGGAAGTGAAGATTCTCataatgaattatcaaatttacaaaag GAAGGAGACATGCCACTTAATGAATTATTAGCAAAATATGGCTACAGTAATTCAGCTGAAAATTCAAATAGTTCAGATCAATTATTGACACgtgatggtgatgataatcCAACagataatgttgaaaaaatagataatgaaGCTGAAGATTATGAGGATGAAGATGAGGatgaatttgatgatgatgattcacaACCAAGTTTACGTCAATTTTATTCTGAAATggttaaagaaaaagaagccGAAATAAGTG GTTTATCTGGTGTTCCTGTTGGTGTTCCTGTAGTTGATAATGTTGGTGTTACTAGTGTCATTGGTGTTGAGAATATTGATGGTGGTAATGATAATGGTAATGTTGGTGGTGGAGGAGGTGGAGGCGGTGGAGGTGGATCATCAAGATTATTACGTAGTGTATCACGTCCACAAagtgaagaagaagatgatgattgTGATTATAGTCCAGATGATGaagaatggaaaaaaacaataatggtTGGTAGTGATTATCAAGCATCAATACCAGAAGGTCTTTGTCGTTATGATGATGCATTACCATATgaaaatgaagataaaatattatggaaTCCAAGTTTTATGTCAGAAAATAAAACTGAAGAATTTTTAGATAGAGCACAATTACCTGGTAATAAAAGTACATCATTACCTGGTGGTAATCATGTTAGAGATGATGAACAAGCACTTTATCTTTTACTTCAATGTGGTTATAATTTGGAAGAAGCATTAAGACGTAGAAGAATGAATGTATTACCACCAACTGATGCAATTAGTCTTTGGTCTGAAGAAGAATGTCATAATTTTGAATCTGGTTTAAGAATTTATGGCAAGGATTTTCAtcttattcaaaaaaataag gtAAGAACGAGATCAGTTGGTGAACttgtacaattttattatttatggaaaaaaactgaaagacatgatatatttacttataaagcacgtatggaaaaaaaaaaatatgctttaCATCCTGGTATCAC AGATTATATGGATAGATTTTTGGAGGAACAAGAGGGTGTACGTGATCGTAGTAGTTCAccaaatgtaaattatttattgcatGGTGATGCTAAAAGACAACGAGGGttgtcaacaaataatcatGAGGGTAAATCATCAGTTGAATCATGGGATACAACAACTGGTGATCCTGTTAGTGATATTGGAACTGGTGAATTACCACAAAATATGGTAACTACAAATTCACCAACATCAATTTTACCTCCACCTCctccaccacctccaccaccaccagcaccACCTCAGTCACTTTCTTCACAACCAACAACACCTAATAATGAAACACAAACTAATCcaccaatatttttaaattcaactggacaaaatttaatttcaacaaatcattcaaatgaaaattcaataaaagaaTCATCAACGACTATTGATGCACCTCCATCACATCTACCCCCTTAG
- the LOC122851673 gene encoding rRNA 2'-O-methyltransferase fibrillarin gives MGRPDFSPAGGGFRGRGGRGGGGGGRGGGRGGRGGFGGGGGDRGSFGGDRRGGGGGRGGGRGTPRGRGGPRGGGRGGAGGFKGGKTVVIEPHRHEGVFIARGKEDALVTRNLVPGSEVYGEKRISVDGDNSEKIEYRVWNPFRSKLAAAILGGVDQIHMPPGSKVLYLGAASGTTVSHVADVVGPDGLVYAVEFSHRSGRDLLNVAKKRTNIIPIIEDARHPHKYRMLIGMVDTVFADVAQPDQARIVALNSQYFLKNGGHFVISIKASCIDSTAKPEAVFAAEVKKLVADNLKPQEQITLEPYERDHAVVVGSFRAAPKK, from the exons atgGGTAGACCAG atttTTCACCAGCTGGTGGAGGTTTTAGAGGCCGTGGAGGTCGTGGAGGTGGGGGTGGCGGCCGTGGAGGTGGTCGAGGTGGTCGTGGAGGctttggtggtggtggtggtgatcgTGGATCATTTGGTGGTGACCGTAGAGGAGGTGGTGGCGGTCGTGGCGGTGGACGTGGTACACCAAGGGGACGTGGTGGTCCACGTGGAGGAGGTCGTGGTGGTGCAGGAGGTTTTAAAGGTGGTAAAACAGTTGTTATTGAACCACATCGTCATGAAGGTGTATTCATTGCAAGAGGCAAAGAAGATGCATTAGTAACACGTAACTTGGTACCTGGATCAGAAGTTTATGGTGAAAAAAGAATAAGTGTTGATGGTGATAatagtgaaaaaattgaatacagAGTATGGAATCCATTCAGATCAAAATTGGCTGCTGCTATTTTGGGAGGTGTTGATCAAATTCACATGCCACCTGGTAGTAAAGTATTGTATCTTGGTGCTGCATCAGGTACAACTGTATCACATGTTGCTGATGTTGTTGGACCAGATGGTCTTGTATATGCTGTAGAATTTTCACACAGATCAGGACGTGATCTTCttaatgttgctaaaaaacgtacaaatattattccaaTTATTGAAGATGCAAGACATCCACATAAATACAGAATGCTCATTGGTATGGTTGACACTGTATTTGCTGATGTTGCACAACCAGATCAAGCTAGAATTGTTGCATTAAATTCACaatatttccttaaaaatGGAGGACACTTCGTCATTTCCATCAAG gCCAGCTGTATAGACTCCACAGCAAAACCAGAAGCAGTATTTGCTgctgaagtaaaaaaattagttgctGATAATTTGAAACCACAAGAACAAATTACACTTGAACCTTACGAAAGAGATCATGCTGTTGTCGTTGGTTCTTTCAGGGCAGCCCctaaaaaatag
- the LOC122851674 gene encoding uncharacterized protein LOC122851674 translates to MSVISKNTLRLIGSAQYVTKIPQFNSQYSRSICHIASQLKDQNSIKLIKSCNLCRCGCGKFQHTQAGKESSKKIINDLEAEKKRKDIELWLSKFKFETIFYKYGVRCEFQIPSGSGSFFLELVPHFHSTGKGVNQ, encoded by the exons atgagtgtaatttcaaaaaatacattacGTCTTATTGGTAGTGCACAATATGTCACAAAAATACCACAATTTAATTCTCAATACTCTCGTTCCATCTGTCACATTGCCAGTCAATTGAAAGaccaaaattcaattaaattaattaaatcatgtAATCTTTGTAGATGTGGATGTGGAAAATTCCAACATACTCaag ctgGAAAAGAATCgagtaaaaaaatcataaatgaccttgaagcagaaaaaaaaagaaaagatatAGAACT ttGGCTttccaaatttaaatttgaaactatattttataaatatggtGTACGATGTGAGTTTCAAATACCATCAGGTTCAggatcattttttttggaattggTACCTCACTTTCATTCTACTGGCAAGGGTGTCAACCAGTAG
- the LOC122851690 gene encoding uncharacterized protein LOC122851690 — protein sequence MVSEQQYEEDDVIIEGSDLHKALTEMGCMDFECTPVLRSDYPDDYENNVKIKPDNDDSVDVIKSVDSSWISNGVTSANTLEHLKLILNLEPLLDDHFLAIEKMITTFPVVEEPRMIKWLSVLMPGSALTMLFFNKALRLSGAIALTSFASYTAYKKYTYSRSKRQLKNLISTQNDVFKLHKKALKIIKNDYKIQLDYQRVHKKLVQHEVYRLKRLQPMCEYLLRSIENCCTLFCKNSRYLVDLLPETTDINDMITKFEHNIFTIQGEITYESLKQLYYTYILVQSDMMHVLALVYNASCQIENNIVSKLCHTINQLNNQLKSNQEKLKLTVDEYLRPTLNPVTKKYSDVVGSKWKDLYLHVDLLSRKLQLSYDIVRSILDDIDERKRDEENDQFVELINQKINDAHNTILTAKNYSEFNTLFINKFKNSLTPVNTVNLDDVKSADNEQDDDDKYIKIEYDTDPDIMDEVFEAYIKEQYLEPLYKNDDDEMTAERVKLDKLLEQNFMAELKDVLFDKFKAMSDRESKAILRKANKGNCQVDVSLPPAPPPLPLVTPINDNDINDKSTRTPIPLPRTKKYTNLDDEKCNQDEEDTEPRQRMSININFEKIKLPKFTTSEETFIGSGENSDEELDNDDKSI from the exons atggTATCTGAACAACAGTATGAAGAAGATGATGTCATCATTGAg ggAAGTGATTTACACAAGGCACTAACTGAAATGGGTTGCATGGATTTCGAATGTACACCTGTGTTGAGATCTGATTATCCAGATGATtatgaaaat aatgttaaaattaaaccaGATAATGATGATTCAGTTGATGTTATTAAAAGTGTTGATTCTTCATGGATATCAAATGGTGTAACATCTGCCAACACACTTGAAcatcttaaattaattttaaatcttgaGCCATTACTTGATGATCATTTTTtagcaattgaaaaaatgataacaacATTTCCAGTTGTTGAAGAACCACGTATGATAAAATGGCTATCAGTATTAATGCCTGGATCTGCATTGACAATGTTGTTCTTCAATAAAGCCTTGAGATTATCTGGTGCAATTGCTTTAACATCATTTGCATCATACAcagcatataaaaaatatacatactcAAGAAGTAAAAGACAACTTAAAAATCTTATATCAACTCAAAatgatgtatttaaattacacaaaaaggcattaaaaattataaaaaatgattacaaAATTCAATTGGATTATCAACgagtacataaaaaattagtacaaCATGAAGTTTATAGATTGAAACGTTTACAGCCAATgtgtgaatatttattaagatcaattgaaaattgttgtacattattttgcaaaaattCACGTTATCTTGTTGACTTGTTGCCTGAAACAACAGATATTAATGATATGATTACTAAATTTGAACACAACATATTCACAATTCAAGGAGAAATTACTTATGAATCACTAAAGCAACTTTATTATACGTATATTTTAGTTCAATCTGACATGATGCATGTACTTGCTCTCGTTTACAATGCATCATGTCAGATTGAAAACAATATTGTATCAAAATTATGCCATACAATAAATCAactaaataatcaattgaaaagcaatcaagaaaaattaaaattaactgtTGATGAGTACTTGAGACCTACTCTTAATCctgttacaaaaaaatactctGATGTTGTTGGATCAAAGTGGAAAGATCTTTATTTACATGTTGATTTATTGTCAAGAAAATTACAGTTATCATATGACATTGTTAGATCAATACTTGATGACATTGACGAACGTAAACGTGATGAAGAAAATGACCagtttgttgaattaataaatcaaaaaataaatgacgcTCATAATACAATATTAACAGCTAAAAATTATTCTGAATTTAAtacattgtttataaataaatttaaaaattcattgacaCCTGTTAATACAGTAAATTTAGATGATGTGAAATCAGCTGATAATGagcaagatgatgatgataaatatataaaaattgaatacgACACTGATCCAGATATAATGGATGAAGTTTTTGAAGCATATATCAAAGAACAGTATCTAGAACcactttataaaaatgatgatgatgaaatgacTGCTGAACGTGTTAAACTAGATAAACTACTTGAACAAAATTTTATGGCTGAGCTGAAAGATGTactgtttgataaatttaaagcaATGTCAGATAGAGAATCAAAAGCTATTTTAAGAAAAGCCAACAAAGGTAATTGTCAAGTTGATGTATCATTACCACCAGCTCCACCACCATTACCACTTGTTACACCAATTAATGACAAtgatatcaatgataaatcaaCACGTACACCAATTCCTCTACCaagaactaaaaaatatacaaatttagatgatgaaaaatgtaATCAAGATGAAGAGGATACAGAACCAAGACAAAGAATgtctattaatattaattttgaaaaaattaaattaccaaaatttaCAACAAGTGAAGAGACATTTATTGGAAGTGGTGAAAATTCTGATGAAGaacttgataatgatgataaatcaatttaa
- the LOC122851693 gene encoding probable cytochrome P450 6a14 has translation MEFQIQTYIIGFIVIILTIFYLITKKLNYWENLGVPGPKPVPIFGNFTKLFLKKLTVGQVIQNIYTKWKHEAFVGVYKGHSPQLIINDLDLIKTILIKDFDTFNGRGIAVNEDIDPLTANIVNIDGPRWKFIRAKLTPLFTTGKLKQMIELMVECADQFEIYLSNQLKKSNVIDCREVAAKFTTDVIGSCAFGINMNALSNDESEFRTVGRKFFESNFYTLMKRLFREISPQLFTSLKISLIDSKINKFFIDTINETIDVRKNNNIVRNDLIDLFINIKKTESNNEIKFTDSLMTAQAFAFFVGGFETSSTLISMSLYELAIEPKVQEKLRNEIVETLKNNDGQLSYDVINSMKYLDMVMQETLRKDPPVSTLIRKACRSYKIPETNTTIEKGTTVNIPVYAIHHDPSYYPSPEKFDPERFTDSAKAQRHPMTLLAFGDGPKNCIGLRFAGYQFKLGIIKVLKNYIVKPSKSTVVPYEIDKGSVILTPKNGIHLVFEPL, from the exons ATGGAATTTCAAATACAAACATATATCATAggatttattgtaattattttgacaatattttatttgataacaaaaaaattaaattactggGAAAATCTTGGTGTACCTGGTCCAAAACCAGTGCCAATATTTGGTAATTTTActaaattgtttttgaaaaaattaacagttgGTCAAgtgattcaaaatatatatacaaaatggaAACATGAAGCATTTGTTGGAGTTTACAAGGGTCACAGTCctcaattaataatcaatgatcttgatttgataaaaacaatattaatcaaaGATTTTGATACATTTAATGGCCGTGGAATTGCTGTAAATGAGGACATTGATCCACTCACtgcaaatattgttaatattgatGGACCAAGATGGAAATTTATACGTGCTAAACTAACACCATTATTTACAActggaaaattaaaacaaatgattgaattgaTGGTAGAATGTGCTGatcaatttgaaatatatttatcaaatcaattgaaaaaatcaaaCGTCATTGATTGTCGAGAAGTTGCTGCGAAATTTACAACTGATGTCATAGGTTCTTGCGCATTTGGAATAAATATGAATGCattatcaaatgatgaaaGTGAATTTCGTACAGTtggtagaaaattttttgaatcaaatttttatacgCTAATGAAACGTTTATTTAGAGAAATTTCACCACAGTTGTTTACCTCTTTAAAAATAAGCCTAAtagattcaaaaataaataaatttttcatagatacaattaatgaaacaattgacgttagaaaaaataataatattgttagaaatgatttaattgatttatttattaatattaagaaaacagagagtaataatgaaattaaatttactgatAGTCTAATGACTGCTCAGGCATTTGCATTTTTTGTTGGag gtttTGAGACAAGTAGCACTTTAATTTCCATGTCACTCTATGAACTTGCTATTGAGCCAAAAGTACAGgaaaaattaagaaatgaAATCGTTGAAACATTGAAGAATAATGATGGACAATTAAGTTATGATGTTATTAACAGTATGAAATATCTCGACATGGTAATGCAAGAAACCCTGAGAAAAGATCCACCAGTTTCAACGCTTATTAGGAAAGCTTGTAGATCATATAAAATACCAGAAACAAATACGACAATTGAAAAAGGAACGACCGTTAATATACCAGTTTATGCTATTCATCATGATCCAAGCTATTATCCAAGTCCAGAGAAATTTGATCCTGAACGTTTTACTGATAGTGCCAAGGCCCAGAGACATCCTATGACACTTTTAGCTTTTGGGGATGGTCCTAAAAATTGCatag gacTTCGGTTTGCTGGTTATCAATTTAAACTAGGtattattaaagttttaaaaaattatattgtcaaACCATCAAAGTCAACAGTGGTACcatatgaaattgataaagGCTCAGTTATTTTAACTCCAAAGAATGGTATTCATCTTGTCTTTGAGCCGCTTTGA
- the LOC122851688 gene encoding mesoderm induction early response protein 1 isoform X1, whose protein sequence is MLQESKAPKTTSTTSTIAAVVTTTTATTTASTTTTTSTTTTTTITNATGGIGGGTTTQGASVRTHTRRMTGNGCSRRSDRTYHMGPTSDLIVNDFDDERTLDEEEAMEGSEDSHNELSNLQKEGDMPLNELLAKYGYSNSAENSNSSDQLLTRDGDDNPTDNVEKIDNEAEDYEDEDEDEFDDDDSQPSLRQFYSEMVKEKEAEISGKSLSINENDKNDGDLIDKTSINNIDNINNGINQDIVADDDMNYEDEDDDDDSEDSESIGGVLGLSGVPVGVPVVDNVGVTSVIGVENIDGGNDNGNVGGGGGGGGGGGSSRLLRSVSRPQSEEEDDDCDYSPDDEEWKKTIMVGSDYQASIPEGLCRYDDALPYENEDKILWNPSFMSENKTEEFLDRAQLPGNKSTSLPGGNHVRDDEQALYLLLQCGYNLEEALRRRRMNVLPPTDAISLWSEEECHNFESGLRIYGKDFHLIQKNKVRTRSVGELVQFYYLWKKTERHDIFTYKARMEKKKYALHPGITDYMDRFLEEQEGVRDRSSSPNVNYLLHGDAKRQRGLSTNNHEGKSSVESWDTTTGDPVSDIGTGELPQNMVTTNSPTSILPPPPPPPPPPPAPPQSLSSQPTTPNNETQTNPPIFLNSTGQNLISTNHSNENSIKESSTTIDAPPSHLPP, encoded by the exons atgCTCCAAGAATCAAAAGCACCgaaaacaacatcaacaacaagtaCAATAGCAGCTGTAGTAACAAcgacaacagcaacaacaacagcatcaacaacaacaacaacatcgacaacaacaacgacgacCATCACCAATGCCACTGGAGGAATTGGTGGTGGAACAACAACACAAGGAGCTTCTGTAAGAACTCATACACGACGAATGACAGGAAATGGGTGCTCAAGAAG atCAGATAGAACTTATCATATGGGACCAACATCTGATTTAATTGTCaatgattttgatgatgaaagaACTCTCGATGAAGAAGAAGCCATGGAAGGAAGTGAAGATTCTCataatgaattatcaaatttacaaaag GAAGGAGACATGCCACTTAATGAATTATTAGCAAAATATGGCTACAGTAATTCAGCTGAAAATTCAAATAGTTCAGATCAATTATTGACACgtgatggtgatgataatcCAACagataatgttgaaaaaatagataatgaaGCTGAAGATTATGAGGATGAAGATGAGGatgaatttgatgatgatgattcacaACCAAGTTTACGTCAATTTTATTCTGAAATggttaaagaaaaagaagccGAAATAAGTGGTAAATCATTGtcaattaatgaaaatgataaaaatgatggtgatttaattgataaaacatcaattaataatattgataatattaataatggaaTTAATCAAGATATTGTAGCTGATGATGATATGAATTATGaggatgaagatgatgatgatgacagtGAAGATAGTGAAAGTATTGGTGGTGTTTTAGGTTTATCTGGTGTTCCTGTTGGTGTTCCTGTAGTTGATAATGTTGGTGTTACTAGTGTCATTGGTGTTGAGAATATTGATGGTGGTAATGATAATGGTAATGTTGGTGGTGGAGGAGGTGGAGGCGGTGGAGGTGGATCATCAAGATTATTACGTAGTGTATCACGTCCACAAagtgaagaagaagatgatgattgTGATTATAGTCCAGATGATGaagaatggaaaaaaacaataatggtTGGTAGTGATTATCAAGCATCAATACCAGAAGGTCTTTGTCGTTATGATGATGCATTACCATATgaaaatgaagataaaatattatggaaTCCAAGTTTTATGTCAGAAAATAAAACTGAAGAATTTTTAGATAGAGCACAATTACCTGGTAATAAAAGTACATCATTACCTGGTGGTAATCATGTTAGAGATGATGAACAAGCACTTTATCTTTTACTTCAATGTGGTTATAATTTGGAAGAAGCATTAAGACGTAGAAGAATGAATGTATTACCACCAACTGATGCAATTAGTCTTTGGTCTGAAGAAGAATGTCATAATTTTGAATCTGGTTTAAGAATTTATGGCAAGGATTTTCAtcttattcaaaaaaataag gtAAGAACGAGATCAGTTGGTGAACttgtacaattttattatttatggaaaaaaactgaaagacatgatatatttacttataaagcacgtatggaaaaaaaaaaatatgctttaCATCCTGGTATCAC AGATTATATGGATAGATTTTTGGAGGAACAAGAGGGTGTACGTGATCGTAGTAGTTCAccaaatgtaaattatttattgcatGGTGATGCTAAAAGACAACGAGGGttgtcaacaaataatcatGAGGGTAAATCATCAGTTGAATCATGGGATACAACAACTGGTGATCCTGTTAGTGATATTGGAACTGGTGAATTACCACAAAATATGGTAACTACAAATTCACCAACATCAATTTTACCTCCACCTCctccaccacctccaccaccaccagcaccACCTCAGTCACTTTCTTCACAACCAACAACACCTAATAATGAAACACAAACTAATCcaccaatatttttaaattcaactggacaaaatttaatttcaacaaatcattcaaatgaaaattcaataaaagaaTCATCAACGACTATTGATGCACCTCCATCACATCTACCCCCTTAG
- the LOC122853549 gene encoding uncharacterized protein LOC122853549 — MSRGIVQKEHDYISDNNVDKNSELFKDSFINWEEIFLRLPSIETYVEKNVESRLTGGADNEVNEILDHEEPLIIETPDEQIDGNEKLEKTIERVFENLKDATGALENIEKNHEQELKLMLEEITTKIKTWKGDVQLKIDAAGTELSKIKIQLLNQVSEVKAKDRELLNLKNKIKQAEESKIAYEKSTNTANNSKALGIQTITSSQVFQKAPQQSQQQVQSFAEFKRMNPSLIFSLQSSDHQNKQTLGVPTTLGVNQSQLRMIKDQEQNKKQAELEAECQRLKNENERILKEHAEYENEIQQALLRGVSCLNVEALKILGKSPFSCCVSCSPCNITKNNTTNIEAAKVMKDNWTPQGNKLKTNDLYQLKEKPKIKKKAATICCGSSGNCNKSSKQNSMIFLLPQKRQSTLNNNNPIDYPRFCARSNVVKNKNYCSGKLLSNYHNNCNNICSIVRENSRAIADIFGASSHQKYCEPYI; from the exons ATGTCAAGGGGGATAGTACAAAAAGAACATGATTATATTTctgataataatgttgataaaaacagtgaattatttaaagattcatttataaattgggaagaaatatttttgaggTTGCCAAGCATAGAAAcatatgtagaaaaaaatgttgaaagtAGATTAACAGGTGGTGCTGATAATGAGGTCAATGAAATTTTGGATCATGAAGAGCCTTTGATTATTGAAACACCAGATGAACAAATTGATgg aaatgaaaaattggaaAAGACAATTGAACgtgtatttgaaaatttgaagGATGCAACTGGTGCCttggaaaatattgaaaaaaatcatgagCAAGAATTAAAG ttgatGCTTGaagaaataacaacaaaaataaaaacttggaAAGGTGATGTTCAATTAAAGATAGATGCTGCAGGGACAGAAttgagtaaaattaaaattcaactaTTAAATCAAGTGTCTGAAGTTAAAGCCAAGGACCGTGaactgttaaatttaaaaaataaaataaaacaagctGAAGAAAGTAAAATTGCATATGAAAAATCTACAAATACAGCaaacaat tccAAGGCACTTGGTATTCAGACAATAACATCATCTCAGGTATTCCAAAAAGCTCCccaacaatcacaacaacaaGTACAAAGTTTTGCTGAATTTAAAAGAATGAATCCATcacttattttttctcttcaatcaagtgatcatcaaaataaacaaacactTGGTGTTCCAACAACTCTGGGAGTCAATCAAAGTCAATTGAGAATGATAAAAGATcaagaacaaaataaaaaacaagcagAG TTGGAAGCTGAATgtcaaagattaaaaaatgaaaatgaaagaataCTCAAAGAACATGCTGagtatgaaaatgaaattcaaCAAGCTTTATTACGTGGTGTATCATGTTTAAATGTTGaggctttaaaaatattaggaaaatcACCATTTTCATGTTGTGTTTCTTGTTCACCAtgtaatattacaaaaaacaatacaac aAACATTGAAGCAGCAAAAGTCATGAAAGACAATTGGACACCTCaaggtaataaattaaaaactaatgaTCTTTATCAGTTAAAAGAAAagccaaaaattaaaaaaaaagcagcaacAATTTGTTGTGGCTCATCTGGTAATTGTAACAAGTCATCAAAACAAAATagcatgatttttttattacctcaAAAAAGACAATCaacattgaataataataatccaatTGATTATCCAAGATTTTGTGCACGTTCtaatgttgttaaaaataaaaattattgttctggaaaattactatcaaattatcataataattgtaataatatttgttcaaTTGTACGTGAAAATTCAAGAGCAATTGCTGATATTTTTGGAGCATCAAGTCATCAAAAATATTGTGAACCTt ACATTTAA